One Dromiciops gliroides isolate mDroGli1 chromosome 3, mDroGli1.pri, whole genome shotgun sequence DNA segment encodes these proteins:
- the LOC122751031 gene encoding myosin light polypeptide 6-like, with protein MCDLMEEQTAEFKDSFQLFDHMGYGKILYSQCRDVMQTLGQKPTNAEVLKVLGNPKSDEMNVKVLDFEHFLPMLQTVAKNKDQGTYEDYIEGLLVFDKEGNGTVMGAEIRHVLITLGEKMTQEEVEVLVAGHEDSTGCISYEELIWMVLNS; from the coding sequence ATGTGTGACTTGATGGAGGAACAGACTGCTGAGTTCAAGGATTCCTTCCAGCTGTTTGACCACATGGGGTATGGAAAGATCTTATACAGCCAGTGTAGGGACGTGATGCAGACCCTGGGCCAGAAACCCACCAATGCTGAGGTGCTCAAGGTCTTAGGGAATCCCAAGAGTGATGAGATGAATGTGAAGGTGCTGGACTTTGAACACTTCCTGCCAATGCTGCAGACTGTAGCAAAGAATAAGGACCAGGGCACATATGAAGACTACATAGAGGGGCTTTTGGTGTTTGATAAGGAAGGGAATGGCACAGTCATGGGGGCTGAAATACGGCACGTCCTCATCACTCTGGGTGAGAAGATGACCCAGGAAGAAGTGGAAGTGTTGGTGGCAGGGCATGAGGACAGCACTGGTTGTATCAGCTATGAAGAGTTAATCTGGATGGTGCTGAACAGCTGA